A section of the Mangifera indica cultivar Alphonso chromosome 12, CATAS_Mindica_2.1, whole genome shotgun sequence genome encodes:
- the LOC123193537 gene encoding protein ZINC INDUCED FACILITATOR-LIKE 1-like: IWLKTCNDIWDSCSIFNTLFGLSINFWMAIITRFLLGSLNVLLGPIKAYATEVFQEEHQALGLSTVSTAWGIGLIIGPAIGGFLAQPAAKYPNIFSKESMFGRFPYFLPCLCVSLFALGVTISACWLPETLHMHNEESNISYDALESAASRESNSDFNEQNERSKASNSRKSLMKNWPLMSSIIVYCIFSLHDMAYTEIFSLWAVSPWKYGGLNYSTEDVGEVLAVSGFSLIIYQLYLYPFVVRIFGPITVMRIAGVSITTGLFLLHTRAVDQDQKELLMELLQLQCHFSKLLVLLEEVQYNLGHKSVKMLSFSQVSYQ, from the exons ATATGGCTGAAAACCTGTAATGATATTTGGGACTCTTGCAGT ATTTTCAACACTCTCTTTGGGCTGAGTATAAATTTTTGGATGGCTATTATCACAAGGTTTCTTCTTGGGAGCTTGAATGTTTTACTTGGACCAATCAAG GCATATGCCACTGAAGTTTTCCAAGAAGAACACCAAGCTCTGGGACTGTCAACT GTTAGTACAGCATGGGGCATAGGATTGATCATTGGTCCAGCTATCGGTGGTTTTCTGGCTCAG CCAGCAGCGAAATATCCAAATATATTTTCCAAAGAATCTATGTTTGGGAG ATTTCCGTACTTCTTGCCCTGCCTTTGTGTATCACTCTTTGCCCTGGGAGTAACCATTTCTGCCTGCTGGCTTCCA GAGACACTGCACATGCACAATGAAGAGAGTAATATATCTTATGATGCTTTGGAATCTGCTGCATCACGTGAGTCTAATTCAGATTTTAATGAACAAAACGAGAGAAGCAAGGCATCTAATTCTAGGAAAAGCCTTATGAAGAATTGGCCTTTGATGTCTTCCATTATTGTTTATTGTATCTTTTCACTTCACGATATGGCTTATACTGAG ATTTTTTCACTGTGGGCTGTTAGCCCTTGGAAGTATGGGGGTCTGAATTATTCAACTGAAGATGTAGGTGAAGTTCTTGCAGTCTCAG GATTCAGCCTCATAATCTATCAACTTTATCTATATCCATTTGTGGTGAGGATTTTTGGACCGATAACTGTTATGCGTATTGCAGGG GTGTCTATTACAACAGGATTGTTCCTTCTACATACTAGAGCAGTG GACCAGGATCAAAAGGAGCTGCTAATGGAATTGCTACAACTgcaatgtcacttttcaaagctGTTGGTCCTGCTGGAGGAGGTGCAGT ATAATCTTGGGCACAAAAGCGTCAAGATGCTTTCTTTCTCCCAGGTATCATATCAGTAA
- the LOC123230313 gene encoding exportin-7-like isoform X3, whose amino-acid sequence MESLAQLEALCERLYNSQDSAERAHAENTLKCFSVNTDYISQCQYILDNALTPYALMLASSSLLKQVTEHSLALQLRLDIRNYLINYLATRGPELEPFVTASLIQLLCRLTKFGWFDDDRFRDLVKESTKFLSQAISNHCAIGLKILNQLVSEMNQPNPGLPSTHHRRVACSFRDQSLFQIFQISLTSLSQLKNDVASQLQELALSLSLKCLSFDFVGTSIDESSEEFGTVQIPSSWRPVLEDPSTLQIFFDYYAITEAPLSKEALECLVRLASVRRSLFTNDAARSKFLAHLMTGTKDILQTGQGLVDHDNYHEYCRLLGRFRVNYQLSELVNVEGYSDWIQLVAEFTLKSLQSWQWASSSVYYLLGLWSRLVTSVPYLKGDAPSLLDEFVPKITEEFITSRFNSVQAGFPDDLSENPLDNVELLQDQLDCFPYLCRFQYETSGLYIINLMEPVLQSYTERARVQTGNNNELSVIEAKLAWIVHIIAAILKIKQCTGCSMESQEVLDAELSARVLQVINVTDSGLHTQRYCELSKQRLDRAILTFFQHFRKSYVGDQAMHSSKQLYARLSELLGLHDHLLLLNVIVGKIATNLKCYAESEEVIDHTLSLFLELASGYMIGKLLLKLDTIKFIVANHTREHFPFLEQYRCSRSRTTFYYTIGWLIFMEDSPVKFKSSMDPLLQVFITLESTPDSMFRTDMVKYALIGLMRDLRGIAMATNSRRTYGLLFDWLYPAHMPLLLKSISHWTDTPEVTTPLLKFMAEFVLNKAQRLTFDSSSPNGILLFREVSKLIVAYGSRILALPNAADIYAFKYKGIWICLTILSRALAGNYVNFGVFELYGDRALSDALDIALKMALSIPLADILAFRKLTRAYFAFLEVLFSSHISFILNLDTNTFMHLVGSLESGLKGLDTNISSQCASSVDNLAAFYFNNITMGEAPTLPTAINLARHIAECPNLFSETSTLIVEDGA is encoded by the exons atgGAGAGCCTGGCGCAGTTAGAGGCATTGTGTGAGAGGTTATACAATTCACAAGATTCTGCGGAGCGAGCGCACGCAGAGAACACTCTCAAGTGCTTTTCTGTGAATACGGATTACATTTCACAATGCCAATACATTCTTGACAATGCGTTGACGCCATACGCGTTGATGCTGGCTAGTTCGAGTTTGTTGAAGCAAGTCACTGAGCATAGCCTCGCCTTGCAGCTCCGTCTTGATATCA GGAATTATTTGATAAACTATTTGGCGACAAGAGGACCTGAATTGGAGCCATTTGTGACGGCTTCGTTGATTCAACTCTTGTGTAGACTTACCAAGTTTGGTTGGTTTGATGATGATAGATTCCGTGACTTGGTTAAAGAGTCCACGAAGTTCTTGAGTCAG GCAATATCAAATCACTGTGCCATTGGTTTGAAGATATTGAATCAACTTGTGTCTGAGATGAATCAG CCTAATCCAGGGTTGCCTTCAACACATCATCGACGGGTTGCGTGCTCCTTTAGGGATCAgtcactatttcaaatatttcaaatatctttAACATCATTGAGTCAACTGAAAAATGATG TTGCCAGTCAATTGCAAGAATTggctctttctctctctctcaaatgTTTATCTTTTGATTTTGTTGGGACTTCTATTGATGAAAGTTCAGAAGAGTTTGGTACTGTTCAG ATTCCATCTTCTTGGCGACCAGTTTTAGAGGATCCTTCAACACtgcaaatattttttgattattatgCTATTACAGAGGCTCCTCTTTCTAAGGAG GCATTGGAATGCTTGGTTAGATTGGCTTCCGTTAGACGTTCTTTATTTACAAATGACGCAGCTCGCTCTAAGTTTTTGGCCCATTTGATGACAGGAACCAAAGACATACTTCAAACAGGGCAAG GTCTTGTTGATCATGATAATTACCATGAGTATTGTCGCCTTCTTGGACGTTTCAGAGTGAATTATCAG CTGTCAGAGCTTGTGAATGTGGAAGGCTATAGCGATTGGATACAGTTAGTAGCAGAGTTTACTCTGAAGTCCTTGCAGTCTTGGCAG TGGGCCAGCAGCAGTGTATACTACCTCTTGGGGCTTTGGTCTAGACTGGTGACATCTGTACCTTATTTAAAAGGTGATGCACCAAGTCTGCTTGAtgaatttgtgcccaaaattactGAGGAATTTATCACATCTAGGTTTAACTCGGTACAG GCTGGATTCCCAGATGATCTTTCAGAGAATCCACTTGACAATGTTGAACTCCTTCAGGATCAGCTAGATTGCTTTCCTTACCTTTGCAGATTCCAG TATGAAACCAGTGGCttgtatataataaatttaatggaGCCTGTTCTTCAGTCATATACG GAAAGAGCACGTGTACAGACCGGTAATAACAATGAACTCTCCGTCATTGAAGCAAAACTTGCTTggattgttcatattattgctGCTATtctgaaaataaaacaatgcaCTGGTTGTAG CATGGAATCACAAGAAGTGCTTGATGCAGAACTTTCAGCTCGTGTTTTGCAAGTAATAAATGTCACTGACAGTGGGCTGCACACCCAG AGGTATTGTGAATTGAGTAAGCAGAGACTTGATCGGGCAATTCTCACTTTTTTCCAGCATTTCAGAAAGTCTTATGTAGGTGATCAAGCTATGCATTCCTCCAAG CAGTTATATGCGCGGTTGTCTGAGCTTCTTGGACTTCATGATCATTTGTTACTACTGAATGTCATTGTTGGGAAGATTGctacaaatctcaagtgttacGCTGAG AGTGAGGAGGTTATTGATCACACATTGAGTTTGTTCTTGGAGCTGGCATCAGG ATATATGATCGGCAAGCTTCTTTTGAAGTTGGATACCATCAAGTTTATAGTAGCAAATCATACT AGAGAGCACTTTCCTTTCCTGGAACAATATAGATGCTCCCGCAGCAGGACAACTTTCTATTACACTATTGGCTGGTTGATTTTCATGGAGGATAGCCCTGTGAAATTCAAGTCTTCAATGGATCCGCTTTTACAA GTTTTTATCACATTGGAATCAACTCCGGATTCAATGTTTCGTACTGATATGGTGAAGTATGCTTTGATTGGGTTAATGAGGGATCTCCGAGGAATCGCAATGGCCACAAATAG TCGCAGAACGTATGGGCTATTATTTGACTGGTTATATCCAGCACACATGCCACTTCTCTTGAAAAGCATCTCACATTGGACTGATACTCCAGAG GTTACTACtcctttgttaaaatttatggCTGAGTTTGTGTTAAACAAAGCCCAGCGTTTGACTTTTGACTCATCTTCTCCTAATGGCATTCTTCTTTTTCGGGAAGTTAGTAAGCTAATTGTAGCTTATGGATCAAGGATTTTAGCTCTACCAAATGCTGCAGATATATATGCCTTCAAATACAAGGGCATATGGATTTGTTTAACTATTCTCTCAAGAG CTCTTGCAGGAAACTATGTCAACTTTGGCGTGTTTGAACTATACGGTGATAGAGCTCTCTCTGATGCACTTGACATTGCTCTTAAAATGGCACTTTCTATTCCTTTGGCTGATATATTGGCCTTCAGGAAG TTAACAAGGGCATACTTTGCATTCTTAGAGGTTTTATTCAGTAGCCATATCagttttatattgaatttggaTACAAACACCTTTATGCACCTAGTTGGTTCTCTTGAATCTGGCCTCAAAGGTCTGGATACGAATATTTCTTCACAG TGTGCTTCTTCTGTTGATAATTTGGCTGCTTTCTATTTCAACAATATAACTATGGGGGAGGCTCCCACTTTACCTACTGCAATTAATCTGGCAAGACACATTGCAGAGTGCCCCAATTTGTTTTCGGAG ACTAGCACTCTGATTGTTGAAGATGGTGCCTAA
- the LOC123230313 gene encoding exportin-7-like isoform X2: MESLAQLEALCERLYNSQDSAERAHAENTLKCFSVNTDYISQCQYILDNALTPYALMLASSSLLKQVTEHSLALQLRLDIRNYLINYLATRGPELEPFVTASLIQLLCRLTKFGWFDDDRFRDLVKESTKFLSQAISNHCAIGLKILNQLVSEMNQPNPGLPSTHHRRVACSFRDQSLFQIFQISLTSLSQLKNDVASQLQELALSLSLKCLSFDFVGTSIDESSEEFGTVQIPSSWRPVLEDPSTLQIFFDYYAITEAPLSKEALECLVRLASVRRSLFTNDAARSKFLAHLMTGTKDILQTGQGLVDHDNYHEYCRLLGRFRVNYQLSELVNVEGYSDWIQLVAEFTLKSLQSWQWASSSVYYLLGLWSRLVTSVPYLKGDAPSLLDEFVPKITEEFITSRFNSVQAGFPDDLSENPLDNVELLQDQLDCFPYLCRFQYETSGLYIINLMEPVLQSYTERARVQTGNNNELSVIEAKLAWIVHIIAAILKIKQCTGCSMESQEVLDAELSARVLQVINVTDSGLHTQRYCELSKQRLDRAILTFFQHFRKSYVGDQAMHSSKLYARLSELLGLHDHLLLLNVIVGKIATNLKCYAESEEVIDHTLSLFLELASGYMIGKLLLKLDTIKFIVANHTREHFPFLEQYRCSRSRTTFYYTIGWLIFMEDSPVKFKSSMDPLLQVFITLESTPDSMFRTDMVKYALIGLMRDLRGIAMATNSRRTYGLLFDWLYPAHMPLLLKSISHWTDTPEVTTPLLKFMAEFVLNKAQRLTFDSSSPNGILLFREVSKLIVAYGSRILALPNAADIYAFKYKGIWICLTILSRALAGNYVNFGVFELYGDRALSDALDIALKMALSIPLADILAFRKLTRAYFAFLEVLFSSHISFILNLDTNTFMHLVGSLESGLKGLDTNISSQCASSVDNLAAFYFNNITMGEAPTLPTAINLARHIAECPNLFSEILKTLFEIVLFEDCGNQWSLSRPMLSLILISEQIFSDLKAQILASQPVDQHQRLFVCFDKLMADVTRSLDSKNRDKFTQNLTVFRHEFRAK, translated from the exons atgGAGAGCCTGGCGCAGTTAGAGGCATTGTGTGAGAGGTTATACAATTCACAAGATTCTGCGGAGCGAGCGCACGCAGAGAACACTCTCAAGTGCTTTTCTGTGAATACGGATTACATTTCACAATGCCAATACATTCTTGACAATGCGTTGACGCCATACGCGTTGATGCTGGCTAGTTCGAGTTTGTTGAAGCAAGTCACTGAGCATAGCCTCGCCTTGCAGCTCCGTCTTGATATCA GGAATTATTTGATAAACTATTTGGCGACAAGAGGACCTGAATTGGAGCCATTTGTGACGGCTTCGTTGATTCAACTCTTGTGTAGACTTACCAAGTTTGGTTGGTTTGATGATGATAGATTCCGTGACTTGGTTAAAGAGTCCACGAAGTTCTTGAGTCAG GCAATATCAAATCACTGTGCCATTGGTTTGAAGATATTGAATCAACTTGTGTCTGAGATGAATCAG CCTAATCCAGGGTTGCCTTCAACACATCATCGACGGGTTGCGTGCTCCTTTAGGGATCAgtcactatttcaaatatttcaaatatctttAACATCATTGAGTCAACTGAAAAATGATG TTGCCAGTCAATTGCAAGAATTggctctttctctctctctcaaatgTTTATCTTTTGATTTTGTTGGGACTTCTATTGATGAAAGTTCAGAAGAGTTTGGTACTGTTCAG ATTCCATCTTCTTGGCGACCAGTTTTAGAGGATCCTTCAACACtgcaaatattttttgattattatgCTATTACAGAGGCTCCTCTTTCTAAGGAG GCATTGGAATGCTTGGTTAGATTGGCTTCCGTTAGACGTTCTTTATTTACAAATGACGCAGCTCGCTCTAAGTTTTTGGCCCATTTGATGACAGGAACCAAAGACATACTTCAAACAGGGCAAG GTCTTGTTGATCATGATAATTACCATGAGTATTGTCGCCTTCTTGGACGTTTCAGAGTGAATTATCAG CTGTCAGAGCTTGTGAATGTGGAAGGCTATAGCGATTGGATACAGTTAGTAGCAGAGTTTACTCTGAAGTCCTTGCAGTCTTGGCAG TGGGCCAGCAGCAGTGTATACTACCTCTTGGGGCTTTGGTCTAGACTGGTGACATCTGTACCTTATTTAAAAGGTGATGCACCAAGTCTGCTTGAtgaatttgtgcccaaaattactGAGGAATTTATCACATCTAGGTTTAACTCGGTACAG GCTGGATTCCCAGATGATCTTTCAGAGAATCCACTTGACAATGTTGAACTCCTTCAGGATCAGCTAGATTGCTTTCCTTACCTTTGCAGATTCCAG TATGAAACCAGTGGCttgtatataataaatttaatggaGCCTGTTCTTCAGTCATATACG GAAAGAGCACGTGTACAGACCGGTAATAACAATGAACTCTCCGTCATTGAAGCAAAACTTGCTTggattgttcatattattgctGCTATtctgaaaataaaacaatgcaCTGGTTGTAG CATGGAATCACAAGAAGTGCTTGATGCAGAACTTTCAGCTCGTGTTTTGCAAGTAATAAATGTCACTGACAGTGGGCTGCACACCCAG AGGTATTGTGAATTGAGTAAGCAGAGACTTGATCGGGCAATTCTCACTTTTTTCCAGCATTTCAGAAAGTCTTATGTAGGTGATCAAGCTATGCATTCCTCCAAG TTATATGCGCGGTTGTCTGAGCTTCTTGGACTTCATGATCATTTGTTACTACTGAATGTCATTGTTGGGAAGATTGctacaaatctcaagtgttacGCTGAG AGTGAGGAGGTTATTGATCACACATTGAGTTTGTTCTTGGAGCTGGCATCAGG ATATATGATCGGCAAGCTTCTTTTGAAGTTGGATACCATCAAGTTTATAGTAGCAAATCATACT AGAGAGCACTTTCCTTTCCTGGAACAATATAGATGCTCCCGCAGCAGGACAACTTTCTATTACACTATTGGCTGGTTGATTTTCATGGAGGATAGCCCTGTGAAATTCAAGTCTTCAATGGATCCGCTTTTACAA GTTTTTATCACATTGGAATCAACTCCGGATTCAATGTTTCGTACTGATATGGTGAAGTATGCTTTGATTGGGTTAATGAGGGATCTCCGAGGAATCGCAATGGCCACAAATAG TCGCAGAACGTATGGGCTATTATTTGACTGGTTATATCCAGCACACATGCCACTTCTCTTGAAAAGCATCTCACATTGGACTGATACTCCAGAG GTTACTACtcctttgttaaaatttatggCTGAGTTTGTGTTAAACAAAGCCCAGCGTTTGACTTTTGACTCATCTTCTCCTAATGGCATTCTTCTTTTTCGGGAAGTTAGTAAGCTAATTGTAGCTTATGGATCAAGGATTTTAGCTCTACCAAATGCTGCAGATATATATGCCTTCAAATACAAGGGCATATGGATTTGTTTAACTATTCTCTCAAGAG CTCTTGCAGGAAACTATGTCAACTTTGGCGTGTTTGAACTATACGGTGATAGAGCTCTCTCTGATGCACTTGACATTGCTCTTAAAATGGCACTTTCTATTCCTTTGGCTGATATATTGGCCTTCAGGAAG TTAACAAGGGCATACTTTGCATTCTTAGAGGTTTTATTCAGTAGCCATATCagttttatattgaatttggaTACAAACACCTTTATGCACCTAGTTGGTTCTCTTGAATCTGGCCTCAAAGGTCTGGATACGAATATTTCTTCACAG TGTGCTTCTTCTGTTGATAATTTGGCTGCTTTCTATTTCAACAATATAACTATGGGGGAGGCTCCCACTTTACCTACTGCAATTAATCTGGCAAGACACATTGCAGAGTGCCCCAATTTGTTTTCGGAG ATATTGAAGACCTTATTTGAGATTGTTTTGTTCGAAGATTGTGGCAACCAGTGGAGTCTTAGCAGACCTATGTTGAGCTTAATTCTTATTAGTGAGCAG ATATTCTCAGATCTAAAAGCTCAAATTTTGGCTTCACAG CCGGTGGATCAACATCAAAGActctttgtttgttttgataaaCTAATGGCAGATGTTACTCGAAGTTTGGATTCAAAGAATAGGGACAAGTTCACCCAGAATCTGACCGTATTTAGGCACGAATTTcgtgcaaaataa
- the LOC123230313 gene encoding exportin-7-like isoform X1, which translates to MESLAQLEALCERLYNSQDSAERAHAENTLKCFSVNTDYISQCQYILDNALTPYALMLASSSLLKQVTEHSLALQLRLDIRNYLINYLATRGPELEPFVTASLIQLLCRLTKFGWFDDDRFRDLVKESTKFLSQAISNHCAIGLKILNQLVSEMNQPNPGLPSTHHRRVACSFRDQSLFQIFQISLTSLSQLKNDVASQLQELALSLSLKCLSFDFVGTSIDESSEEFGTVQIPSSWRPVLEDPSTLQIFFDYYAITEAPLSKEALECLVRLASVRRSLFTNDAARSKFLAHLMTGTKDILQTGQGLVDHDNYHEYCRLLGRFRVNYQLSELVNVEGYSDWIQLVAEFTLKSLQSWQWASSSVYYLLGLWSRLVTSVPYLKGDAPSLLDEFVPKITEEFITSRFNSVQAGFPDDLSENPLDNVELLQDQLDCFPYLCRFQYETSGLYIINLMEPVLQSYTERARVQTGNNNELSVIEAKLAWIVHIIAAILKIKQCTGCSMESQEVLDAELSARVLQVINVTDSGLHTQRYCELSKQRLDRAILTFFQHFRKSYVGDQAMHSSKQLYARLSELLGLHDHLLLLNVIVGKIATNLKCYAESEEVIDHTLSLFLELASGYMIGKLLLKLDTIKFIVANHTREHFPFLEQYRCSRSRTTFYYTIGWLIFMEDSPVKFKSSMDPLLQVFITLESTPDSMFRTDMVKYALIGLMRDLRGIAMATNSRRTYGLLFDWLYPAHMPLLLKSISHWTDTPEVTTPLLKFMAEFVLNKAQRLTFDSSSPNGILLFREVSKLIVAYGSRILALPNAADIYAFKYKGIWICLTILSRALAGNYVNFGVFELYGDRALSDALDIALKMALSIPLADILAFRKLTRAYFAFLEVLFSSHISFILNLDTNTFMHLVGSLESGLKGLDTNISSQCASSVDNLAAFYFNNITMGEAPTLPTAINLARHIAECPNLFSEILKTLFEIVLFEDCGNQWSLSRPMLSLILISEQIFSDLKAQILASQPVDQHQRLFVCFDKLMADVTRSLDSKNRDKFTQNLTVFRHEFRAK; encoded by the exons atgGAGAGCCTGGCGCAGTTAGAGGCATTGTGTGAGAGGTTATACAATTCACAAGATTCTGCGGAGCGAGCGCACGCAGAGAACACTCTCAAGTGCTTTTCTGTGAATACGGATTACATTTCACAATGCCAATACATTCTTGACAATGCGTTGACGCCATACGCGTTGATGCTGGCTAGTTCGAGTTTGTTGAAGCAAGTCACTGAGCATAGCCTCGCCTTGCAGCTCCGTCTTGATATCA GGAATTATTTGATAAACTATTTGGCGACAAGAGGACCTGAATTGGAGCCATTTGTGACGGCTTCGTTGATTCAACTCTTGTGTAGACTTACCAAGTTTGGTTGGTTTGATGATGATAGATTCCGTGACTTGGTTAAAGAGTCCACGAAGTTCTTGAGTCAG GCAATATCAAATCACTGTGCCATTGGTTTGAAGATATTGAATCAACTTGTGTCTGAGATGAATCAG CCTAATCCAGGGTTGCCTTCAACACATCATCGACGGGTTGCGTGCTCCTTTAGGGATCAgtcactatttcaaatatttcaaatatctttAACATCATTGAGTCAACTGAAAAATGATG TTGCCAGTCAATTGCAAGAATTggctctttctctctctctcaaatgTTTATCTTTTGATTTTGTTGGGACTTCTATTGATGAAAGTTCAGAAGAGTTTGGTACTGTTCAG ATTCCATCTTCTTGGCGACCAGTTTTAGAGGATCCTTCAACACtgcaaatattttttgattattatgCTATTACAGAGGCTCCTCTTTCTAAGGAG GCATTGGAATGCTTGGTTAGATTGGCTTCCGTTAGACGTTCTTTATTTACAAATGACGCAGCTCGCTCTAAGTTTTTGGCCCATTTGATGACAGGAACCAAAGACATACTTCAAACAGGGCAAG GTCTTGTTGATCATGATAATTACCATGAGTATTGTCGCCTTCTTGGACGTTTCAGAGTGAATTATCAG CTGTCAGAGCTTGTGAATGTGGAAGGCTATAGCGATTGGATACAGTTAGTAGCAGAGTTTACTCTGAAGTCCTTGCAGTCTTGGCAG TGGGCCAGCAGCAGTGTATACTACCTCTTGGGGCTTTGGTCTAGACTGGTGACATCTGTACCTTATTTAAAAGGTGATGCACCAAGTCTGCTTGAtgaatttgtgcccaaaattactGAGGAATTTATCACATCTAGGTTTAACTCGGTACAG GCTGGATTCCCAGATGATCTTTCAGAGAATCCACTTGACAATGTTGAACTCCTTCAGGATCAGCTAGATTGCTTTCCTTACCTTTGCAGATTCCAG TATGAAACCAGTGGCttgtatataataaatttaatggaGCCTGTTCTTCAGTCATATACG GAAAGAGCACGTGTACAGACCGGTAATAACAATGAACTCTCCGTCATTGAAGCAAAACTTGCTTggattgttcatattattgctGCTATtctgaaaataaaacaatgcaCTGGTTGTAG CATGGAATCACAAGAAGTGCTTGATGCAGAACTTTCAGCTCGTGTTTTGCAAGTAATAAATGTCACTGACAGTGGGCTGCACACCCAG AGGTATTGTGAATTGAGTAAGCAGAGACTTGATCGGGCAATTCTCACTTTTTTCCAGCATTTCAGAAAGTCTTATGTAGGTGATCAAGCTATGCATTCCTCCAAG CAGTTATATGCGCGGTTGTCTGAGCTTCTTGGACTTCATGATCATTTGTTACTACTGAATGTCATTGTTGGGAAGATTGctacaaatctcaagtgttacGCTGAG AGTGAGGAGGTTATTGATCACACATTGAGTTTGTTCTTGGAGCTGGCATCAGG ATATATGATCGGCAAGCTTCTTTTGAAGTTGGATACCATCAAGTTTATAGTAGCAAATCATACT AGAGAGCACTTTCCTTTCCTGGAACAATATAGATGCTCCCGCAGCAGGACAACTTTCTATTACACTATTGGCTGGTTGATTTTCATGGAGGATAGCCCTGTGAAATTCAAGTCTTCAATGGATCCGCTTTTACAA GTTTTTATCACATTGGAATCAACTCCGGATTCAATGTTTCGTACTGATATGGTGAAGTATGCTTTGATTGGGTTAATGAGGGATCTCCGAGGAATCGCAATGGCCACAAATAG TCGCAGAACGTATGGGCTATTATTTGACTGGTTATATCCAGCACACATGCCACTTCTCTTGAAAAGCATCTCACATTGGACTGATACTCCAGAG GTTACTACtcctttgttaaaatttatggCTGAGTTTGTGTTAAACAAAGCCCAGCGTTTGACTTTTGACTCATCTTCTCCTAATGGCATTCTTCTTTTTCGGGAAGTTAGTAAGCTAATTGTAGCTTATGGATCAAGGATTTTAGCTCTACCAAATGCTGCAGATATATATGCCTTCAAATACAAGGGCATATGGATTTGTTTAACTATTCTCTCAAGAG CTCTTGCAGGAAACTATGTCAACTTTGGCGTGTTTGAACTATACGGTGATAGAGCTCTCTCTGATGCACTTGACATTGCTCTTAAAATGGCACTTTCTATTCCTTTGGCTGATATATTGGCCTTCAGGAAG TTAACAAGGGCATACTTTGCATTCTTAGAGGTTTTATTCAGTAGCCATATCagttttatattgaatttggaTACAAACACCTTTATGCACCTAGTTGGTTCTCTTGAATCTGGCCTCAAAGGTCTGGATACGAATATTTCTTCACAG TGTGCTTCTTCTGTTGATAATTTGGCTGCTTTCTATTTCAACAATATAACTATGGGGGAGGCTCCCACTTTACCTACTGCAATTAATCTGGCAAGACACATTGCAGAGTGCCCCAATTTGTTTTCGGAG ATATTGAAGACCTTATTTGAGATTGTTTTGTTCGAAGATTGTGGCAACCAGTGGAGTCTTAGCAGACCTATGTTGAGCTTAATTCTTATTAGTGAGCAG ATATTCTCAGATCTAAAAGCTCAAATTTTGGCTTCACAG CCGGTGGATCAACATCAAAGActctttgtttgttttgataaaCTAATGGCAGATGTTACTCGAAGTTTGGATTCAAAGAATAGGGACAAGTTCACCCAGAATCTGACCGTATTTAGGCACGAATTTcgtgcaaaataa